In Clostridium sp., one DNA window encodes the following:
- a CDS encoding aminotransferase class V-fold PLP-dependent enzyme, with translation MGIYLDNAATSYPKPDAVIDRMYDFMKNIGATAGRGAYKSEIAADRLVHDCRNNLCRLFNFDKPSNVIFTCNITEALNLAINGILKHGDHVITSSIEHNSVTRPLKILEKNKHIHISTISCSSTGIPNISEIESSIRPNTKLIIFSHASNVLGTVQPISQIGALARRHGIPFLVDSAQTAGAYPIDIKNDNIDLLAFTGHKSLLGPTGTGGLIINCDKNIAPLKAGGTGIDSKYPYQPDYLPNKFEAGTLNVVGIAGLLEGVKYINKIGLSSIREKETDLIKYSLDKLSGIPDIKIYGPKDPEKIVGVISFNIKDVPCDEIGFELDKKYNIMVRVGFHCAPTAHKIMGTYNTGAVRIGLGFFNEKKDIDILTDALRSFHKN, from the coding sequence TTGGGAATATATTTAGACAATGCAGCCACATCATATCCAAAACCAGATGCAGTTATAGATAGAATGTATGATTTTATGAAAAATATAGGTGCAACTGCGGGGAGAGGAGCATATAAATCCGAAATAGCGGCTGACAGATTAGTACATGACTGCAGGAACAACCTTTGCAGACTTTTTAACTTTGATAAACCATCCAATGTAATTTTTACATGCAATATCACCGAGGCATTGAATCTTGCCATAAATGGAATTCTGAAACATGGAGATCATGTGATCACAAGCAGTATTGAACACAACTCCGTTACAAGACCTTTAAAAATACTTGAAAAAAATAAACACATACATATATCCACAATTTCCTGCAGCAGTACTGGAATACCAAACATAAGCGAAATAGAATCATCAATAAGGCCAAATACAAAATTAATTATTTTCAGTCATGCATCCAATGTACTTGGTACAGTACAGCCAATATCACAGATTGGAGCACTGGCAAGAAGGCATGGAATACCGTTTCTAGTTGACAGTGCACAGACAGCCGGTGCCTATCCCATAGATATAAAAAATGACAATATAGATTTACTGGCCTTTACAGGACATAAAAGTCTTTTAGGCCCAACGGGCACCGGAGGACTTATCATAAATTGCGATAAAAATATTGCTCCATTAAAAGCCGGTGGTACGGGAATTGACTCTAAATATCCATACCAGCCTGATTATCTTCCAAATAAATTTGAAGCTGGTACCCTGAACGTAGTAGGCATAGCCGGTCTTTTGGAAGGAGTCAAGTACATAAACAAGATAGGTTTATCATCAATCAGAGAGAAGGAAACTGACCTCATAAAATATTCACTGGATAAATTGTCCGGCATACCCGATATAAAAATATATGGTCCAAAAGATCCTGAAAAGATAGTTGGTGTAATTTCCTTCAATATAAAAGATGTTCCATGTGATGAAATAGGCTTTGAGCTGGATAAAAAATATAATATCATGGTACGGGTTGGATTTCACTGTGCACCTACAGCACACAAAATCATGGGTACTTACAATACCGGGGCAGTTAGAATAGGCCTGGGGTTCTTCAATGAAAAAAAGGACATCGACATATTAACCGATGCTTTAAGATCATTCCATAAAAACTGA